One genomic region from Conexibacter woesei Iso977N encodes:
- a CDS encoding quinone oxidoreductase family protein encodes MHAITISRFGDPDVLTEAELPDPRPGPGQIAIDVTHAAVGMIDVIFRRGDHADDDRFPPPPFVPGIEVAGLVRELGAGVEQFRVGERVVTLSLVELGGYATVALADAARTVSLEGVDVETDQALASLPNAVTAHLALTHAVSIRGGETVLVHGATGGLAAAFPAVARALGAERLIGTVVADAHVEAALALGHDKVIRGDQFPDGLDGEQVAIIVDPVGGELRKASLDVLAPEGRLLIMGHASPNPDQPFTGDDLWGRSVGATGFVVGTFLQTDPTRAQPALDAVSPLVADGTISVPIQTLALAQAAEAHRHLEARTNTGRLILATG; translated from the coding sequence CCGACGTCCTCACCGAGGCCGAGCTTCCCGATCCCCGTCCGGGGCCCGGGCAGATCGCCATCGACGTCACCCACGCCGCCGTGGGGATGATCGACGTCATCTTCCGCCGCGGCGACCACGCCGACGACGACCGCTTCCCGCCCCCGCCGTTCGTGCCCGGCATCGAGGTCGCCGGCCTCGTGCGCGAGCTCGGCGCCGGCGTCGAGCAGTTCCGGGTCGGCGAGCGCGTCGTCACCCTGTCGCTCGTCGAGCTGGGCGGCTACGCGACCGTGGCGCTCGCCGACGCGGCGCGCACCGTCTCGCTGGAGGGCGTCGACGTCGAGACCGACCAGGCGCTCGCCTCACTCCCCAACGCGGTGACCGCGCACCTCGCGCTCACGCACGCCGTGTCGATCCGGGGCGGGGAGACCGTGCTGGTCCACGGCGCGACCGGCGGGCTGGCCGCCGCGTTCCCGGCCGTCGCCCGCGCGCTCGGCGCCGAGCGGCTGATCGGCACGGTCGTCGCCGACGCGCACGTCGAGGCTGCGCTCGCGCTCGGCCACGACAAGGTGATCCGCGGCGACCAGTTCCCGGACGGGCTGGACGGCGAGCAGGTCGCGATCATCGTCGATCCCGTGGGCGGCGAGCTGCGCAAGGCCAGCCTCGACGTCCTCGCGCCCGAGGGCCGGCTGCTGATCATGGGCCACGCCAGCCCCAACCCAGACCAGCCGTTCACCGGTGACGACCTCTGGGGCCGCAGCGTCGGCGCCACCGGCTTCGTCGTCGGCACGTTCCTCCAGACCGACCCCACCCGGGCGCAGCCGGCCCTCGACGCCGTCTCGCCGCTGGTCGCCGACGGCACCATCAGCGTGCCGATCCAGACGCTCGCGCTTGCGCAGGCGGCCGAGGCCCACCGGCATCTGGAAGCGCGCACGAACACGGGGCGGTTGATCCTGGCGACGGGTTAG